AATGATTATTTTCATCCCTGATGCATATGCATTATGAAGTGAGGGCATTTCTGAATTAATTTCTATTTTAAGTGTTTGATTCCTAGTTCCGCATTTCAATCCTTTTATTGCTTGGTATAATGATATTGCTATGATGCTAATATAATTTGCTCAGCTTCTATGTAATCTTTGTATAACCTTGTACTAATTTAGTTACTTTTTCAGTCCTCAGCTGTGCAAGTATTGACTCAATTATTTGAGAATGATAACTCCAATTTACGAGCAAATGCAGTAAAGCTGTTTTCTTGCTTAATAGAAGGTCGCAATGAAGCCATTAACATAAGGGAGCATGTGGGTCAGAAATGCATTGAGACTATAGTCAAGATTATCAAATGTTCCAGTGATGAAGAAGAGATTGCTTCTGCAATGGGTGTTATCACTAACCTTCCAGAAATCCCCCAAATCACACAATGGTTTGTCGATGCTGGGGCACTACCTGTCATATTCAGTTTCCTCCGGAATGACAAGCAGAATGGTCCCCATAAAAATCAGGTTATAGAGAATGCTGTTGGAGCCATTTGTCGTTTCACTGTTCCATCAAACTTGGAATGGCAACGGAGTGCAGCTGAAGCTGGCATTATACCCTTGTTCGTACAGTTGCTGGATTCCGGAACCTCCTTGACTAAAACACGTGCAGCTTTATCTCTTTCTCGTTTTTCACAGAGTTCACCCAGGTTGACCAGGCCATTACCAAAGCGTGGAGGACTCTGGTGCTTCTCACCCCCTCCAGAATCTGGTTGCCCTGTTCATGGAGGAATTTGTGGCATTATTTCGTCATTTTGCCTTGTGGAGGCTGATGCAGTGAGACCATTAGTCCGGATGCTTGGGGAACCTGATCCTGAAGCTTGTGAGGCTTCTTTAGATGCTTTAGTAACTTTGATTGAAGGTGAGAGACTGCAGAATGGTAGTAAGGTGCTCACAGATGCAGATGCCATACCTCCTATAATAAACTTTCTTGTTCAGCCCTCCCCTAGTTTGCAGGAGAAGGCTCTACATGCTCTAGAGAGAATGTTCCGGCTGCTGGAGTTTAAACAGAAGTTTGGACCCTCAGCTCAGATGCCTTTAGTTGACTTAACTCAGCGTGGAACTGGTGGTATGAAATCTATGGCAGCCAGAATACTTGCTCACTTGAACGTGCTTCATGATCAGTCTTCTTATTTCTAAAGGGATCCTTTCTAAAGGCCTTCTTGGTTCACCTGCATGTGTTCAGTGATATAAAGATCAAGCATAAACTCACTTTGATGCTTCAACTTGACTAATATTGACAAGAGAACTCGCGGGGGAAAACTAGACATGGCAGCCCTTCACTGCTCTATGAGCTTGAAAGTATCCGGTTTTCCTGACATTAATCTGAGGACGAAGTTCACTTTGTCTTGGCATGGATTTGCAGCTTCAAGTACCACAGTTAACAATTGAAGTTCTACTGGTCTTAGACAGAAATTGAGCTGTATGACGAGTAGGATTCCAATGGAGCTTGATTGTGGCACAAGACGTTCATTTCTGACGGTATATTTGAAGCGATTTGCTTGTTGGTGAAAGCAGAAGAATAATCAATGTAAACCACCTCTGTTGAACTCGGGTAAGGAAGTTGAGGTCATATTTTTTTTGACATCACTAAATTCTTTTTCACTATTAGGTGTGAATTCTTTCTTGTGTATATGTAGGAAAAGCAGTTTAAAGAACCTAATATTGTGTCATCCAAATTTCATTCATATTATTACATGGTCTATGCAATTTACGCCCATGTTTCATTGAAGCAGCTCCTGGAAACCTTGTCTTGCTCCTGATCCTTGGTAAAGTGTGCTAGCAAAAGATTCAATGTGTATGTATGTAATGCATGTGTATAAACATCTTTTTGGTTAATGTGCACGTTCTTTGTATGTATGTAGATTTGTTTGAAACAATACTTCTATATGGTATAGAAAATCACTGGTTAGTGTGCAAAGGGTCATCATGCATAATGTACTAGTCCTACACTCCTACTAGAGCAAGGTAGAATCGGGCTTAATGACTCAGTAATACATTAAAACAAGCCTTAATATTTCATTTATATTTTCATGGATGAACAAATCTGATTAGTGACTTTCCTTTCACAAAAAACAAACTGTAGTTTTGGAGATGCATAAAATTAGCTACAAGAGAATTCTAGTTAACTACATGGTTTCCTTCTATCATATCCAGAATGTATAGTATCACTCTGGTCATACCCTGAGATTTTATCATGCTGTCTTCTCCTTCTTTGCTCTCCATCGTCTACTCCTTCCTACTAACTTGAGAACCTCATCGATAAGAATCACTGGTGCCGAAATCATAACTACGAGAAGCCATTCGTTCAGATTCAACGGGACAACACCAAACACATCCGCTAAAAATGGAATGTAGAGAATGAGGCAATGGAGTCCGAATGAGGCTGACATGGCAACCAAAAGCCAAGGGTTCTTCCAAGGAGGCATTTTTAGCAAGCTAATGTCTTCGGAAAGAGCATTAAGAGAGTTGAACATCTCAATTGCCACCAGGACAGAGAGTGACAAAGTCATTGCCTTCACTTTACCAACCGAGAAATAGTCACAGGGATCAGTGAAAGTGATCATCCTCCCCCCATTAACCATGAATGGAGCTGCTGTAAAATTTGACCACGACGAACACACTCCCCAATTTCGAAGCTGAGATAATCCAACTAGTGTATGTCCATCACTCACAAGATTGATACCCATGAATGAAGCCTGAGTGTACCACAAGATGAAGACTCCAACAGTTGCAATTCCCACATAAGAACCAATTACCTGCCAAAGACCATGCAACACAATTAGCATACATATGAAATTCCATACTGAAGTTTAAAACTTTAGATACAAAATGTACTAACCAAGTAGCGGAAAAGAACCCAAGAATTCATAAGAGCATCATTGCTTTTGCGTGGTGGTTTCTTCATAATGTGAATGTCAGCCGGGTTAAAGCCAAGAGCTGTTGCAGGAGGTCCATCTGTAACTAAATTTACCCATAGAAGCTGCACAGGTATCATACACTCGGGTATTCCCAGCGCCGCGGTCAAGAATATGGATATTACCTCTCCAACATTTGAAGATATCATGTACCTGTAGATTAAGAGATTGAAATAATGCTTCTTACTTGAAAGAAGAAAAAGTGGAGGGAGAGAAACTGAGAAAGAGAGAAGAGATCAGTCAGATCACCATTATGAGTAGGAACAAAGAAATCAGAGATTTACCTGATAAAAGCTTTCATATTAGTGTAAATGGCACGGCCCTCTGCAACAGCTGAAACAATGGTACTGAAATTGTCATCAGCCAAAACCATATCTGAAGCTTCTTTTGCTACCTGAGACATGAATCATGCAGGCTTAGAAATTGCAGTACGATGGCCCTAGTTAAGTGGCAATCAGTCAAGATATCTTACCTCCGTTCCAGTAATGCCCATGGCGATTCCAATGTCAGCAAGTTTAAGTGCCGGTGCATCATTCACTCCATCTCCAGTCATTGCTACAATCTCCCCCATCTCTTTAAGCATCCTTACTATTTCTTGCTTATGTCTAGGCTCGGCACGAGAGAAAACCTTCCCTCCTGGTTTTGATAAAATTTCCGTTTGTTGTGATGGTGAAAGAGCCATGAATTCTTTTCCTGTAAAGCTTCTCCCTTTCAGCTCCTCAATTTTCGAAAACAATTTGATTTCTTGACAGATAGCTTCAGCTGTAGACTTATTATCTCCAGTTATAACCATAACTCTAATTCCAGCTTCTTTACAGTCTTCGATTGCTTTGCCAACTTCATCACGAGGAGGGTCCTGTACAGCACATTTAACAAATGAAGTCTTTTGAATGGACTAACAATATCAATTAGCAAACAAATAGTGGAATCTACGTACTCTTAAGCCAACAATTCCTACAAAAACTAAGTCACTTTCGATGGAGGAGTAGCAGGCTGGATCCTGCAACATCTTGTTAGCTGGATGACTCCCAGAAGAATAATCTGAGAGCTCTCCTAAGTTATCTTTATATGCAAAACCCAAGCACCTTAAACCCTTTGAACTCATCTCCAAGAGTCTCATTAGCAATGATTGTTTACAAGGTTCATCTATTGGAACAACGGATCCATCTGCAAGTTGTACATGCGAAGTTCGTTCTAGTAAACTCTCAACAGCACCCTGCAAATACCAACCAGTGAAGTAATAGAGCATCAGAAAACATCAAAGCATGAAAACTTGCTTAGCATAGCAGAACACTCGAACCAAGTTGGAGACAGAAATGAGATCAAATTAACAGTCACCTTAACAAGAAGTCTATTATGCCCAGTTGGCCCCTGAGCAATAACACTCATTGATTTTCGGACACGGTCAAACTCTAGTGTAGCAACCTTTTTCGATCTTTTTGTCCACCACTCACAACAGCCTATAGTTGGAAAAAAGTTATCGTTAGAAATCTTCCTCATACTCATCAACTTAGATCAAATGAAGAATAGAACATTTTCTGCTAACCTAATTTCACTGAGGTGGAGTCAATTAAGTAGCTTGCAGCAAGCTGTGAGTCACGAACTTTGTTCCTTGCCTTAATGTCTGGAACTCCCATCTTTTCAACCAAAACTTTAAGAGCTGCCTCAGTTGGTAAACCTGTAGCTCGAAAGAGCTGACCATCAAAATAAATCCCAGCATCATTGCATACAGCACATATTTCTGCCATGGCTTGCATATTTGCATCCATATTGAAGCAAGTCCAATCAACAATTCCCCCATCCTTGGGATCATAAGTTGTGCCTTGAACATGAATCATTCGAGAAGCTGTGGTTTTCCCACCCAAAGTGAAGAATTCTGTCACAGACATCTGATTTGTTGTCAAAGTCCCAGTTTTATCTGAGCAAATCACACTTGTACATCCTAAGGTTTCTACACTCGGAAGCTTCCTCACAATTGCATTTTTTTGTGCCATCTTCCTTGTCCCAAGAGCTAAGCAAGTTGTAATAACAGCAGGAAGACCTTCTGGGATTGCAGCTACTGCAAGTGCAACAGCTATCTTAAAATAGTATGTGCACCTCTCAAAAGAAAACCGCACATTTACTGGCCATCCATCTTTCATCTCCCATGAAATGAAGTTTTTGTAGTTCATAACCCAAACAATGAGGCAAGCGAACCCAATTCCTGTAGTAAACTTGCTCCCAAACTCATCAAGCTTCTTCTTCAAAGGGGTGTCATCTTCTTCCAAAGAAGCCTCATGTATTTGCTTTTGTATTTTGCCAATCTCAGTGTTCATCCCAGTGCTAACAACGATACAAAGACAGCTACCATTTACAACTGTTGTGCCTGCAAAAACCATACTTTCTTTAGCTTGCAGCTCACAGTCATCAATGAATATAGGATCAGTGCTCTTCAAAACAGGCATTGCCTCTCCGGTCAATGAGCTCTGCTCAACTCGCAAAGTTGAGGTTTTCAAAACTGCGACTCTCATATCAGCAGGGACTTTGTCCCCAACTCGCAACTCCACAATATCGCCAGGGACAAGTTCTCTTGCAGGCAAATCTGGCACCAAATACATGTCCCTTAGGACCTTTGCAGATTCACTTTGCATCTGTTTAAGAGCTTCAAGTGCTTTTTCAGCATTGCTCTCTTGCCAAACACCAACAATAGCATTAAGCACCAGAATCAAGACTATCACAAATGGTTCCACATAGGCCTCAAACCCTGACTCCCCTGACTCACTTCCATGCATGAAAGCTAAAGCGAACGAGATGAAGGCTGCAGCTAGAAGTATCTTCACAAGTGTGTCATCAAACTGCTCTAATACAAGCCGCCATAAAGGCTTCCCTTTCTCTTTGGTAAGCTCATTCCAACCGTACCTTTCACGCCGCTTCTCAACCTCAAAAGTGCTCAGACCCTGCTCTAGTTTTACATGATGCTTTTTCAGACACTGATCAACTGACCATGTCCATGCCGGCAATGGCTTTTCATCCATTAATACTTGATTTCTGACTTCGAATTGCACCCAAAATGAAAAGTCAATTAAAGTTCTCTTAACACCATGTCAGGTTCCTACAGCAAATTCAAAAACATGTAAGCTATTTCATCACAGCATGAACCATAAAAATAAATATAAAAGCTGGAGTTCCAATTTCAACCACAACAAAAAAAAAATTAAAAAAATATGTTTCTAAACCCATCTCAGATACCTACAAAATTATCCAAAAACATGTAGAAACTTCAGCAGACACCTTAACCAAAAAAATAAAAGTTCAGCAGAGCATGAACATAACTCCTCAGATTAGAAAATGATAACTCAAAAAGAGGAAAAGCATTGTGATAACTAGTAAATAATAATGTCAAAATCAGATACAAGGAAAATATCAACAACAACAAAAATTACTGTTCAAATCAAATTGAACTGAACTGAACTACACTCCTCTACCAAAAAAACCAATGTCTACTTTCCACTAATTCTTCAACTCAATCGACCAGAAGAAGTAGCTTCATACCATGAGAGAGAGAGAGAGAGAGAGTGTGTGTGTGTGTGTGTGTTGTGCAATCAAATCAAGCAGACAAATTGAACTAAAAAATGAGCCACACACAGAGTCTCCAATCAAATTAACCAGACAGAAACTCAACCTCAACTAAATGACACATCTTCAAACTGAAATAAAGAACTACCATACAAAACAAGGCATTTCAATTCCACATCACCATAACAACACACGTCAATTATCATCAACACCCAGAACACAAATCACTTAAACTCACCAAACCAAACTCCAAAACTCTTCAAAAGGCACTGACCCTCTGAACTCTGAAGTTGAACCAAGAACATGGAGAGGAAATGAGGACACAGCAAAGATGGCTTAGGCTGGCTTGGAAACAAAGCAATGCAAAGTCCAAAGTAAACACAAAAAACTTGTCAAAGAAACAACAAGGAAATTATTGGTCTGATGAATGGTCTGGTCTGCAACAGTTGCTTTCTTTAATGGAAGAATTTTGGGATCTTTTGCTTTTCAAATGTGCTTCTGTCACTCAAAGCTTCAGTCTATTTGAAACTGAGGAGATGGTGCGGTTAAGAATATGACATCGTGGGTAAAATAAAATTACGATTTGGGCCCTCGATTGTGACTCGGTTTTCTATTATTTTGAAACCTGTGGCCGTACGCATTAGCCGTAGAGAAGAAGAGAACAGAGGGACTCTATAATGGAGTTGCTTCCATTTTCTTGTTATCGAGAAGAAAAACAAAAAAACAAAACCAGAGTACCAGACAAAAACCCAAGACTGTTGATTTCAAACCCACAACTTAAACTAGTCATCATTCTCAAGTAAACCCTTTAACTAAAACTTGATGTTCCTTTCATCATTGTGCTTGCTTGCTGGGATTTTTCCTCGATCTCTACTTCTTGAACTGCTTTACTCAAAGCTCAAACCTTTAGCATTACGTGAAAAAATAAACAACATTTTTATATAACAAATTGGAGTTTAGTATTTTTTTACAGTTGGGAATGTTTGTAGTACTTGCCAGACATGTTGAACTTTACTATGAAGTATCTTAAACGTTGATGCAAACCTTGCTCATGAAGTCTACATGACTATAACCTATCACACCATAACTATATATAGATGCATTTCAACACGTACCCGGTTCATCAATAAGACGAAGACTCTTCTCTTCATGAACAAATAGGTTCAAAGAAATAGTACCTCGGTGAGTTTTGTTCGTCGTCTCTATTGAGGTCTCTTCTCTTCTGAGAAGAAAGAACGTCAAAATTTCTCTGAAGGTGTGAGTGAACTTCTCTATGAGTTTTGGTATTTATAGCAGACGCTCTAAATCCTCCATAATCGAGTAATTAATTAAATATTTGAAAAGCATTAGACTTTTGATCAATACTGCCAGATTTGGATACAGATTTGAAATTCTTGATTCAATACAATGAGATTTAAAAATAGGGAAAATACTCTTTCAAATCCTAACTGGGGTACTGATCATGAACTTTTATTTTCCTTGAAAGTGTCATGAATTGTCATAATGCAAAACAAAGATCTTGTTGAATTATAATTTGATACACCACTTCTTAAATTCAAATCTTACCGTCTATATGACATATTAAAACATAATCATAGCCTAATGACTGTAAAGAAGAGAAATAACACAGCCATTGTAAATGTAATATCGACTTTATACAATATGATAAAACATATGATGATTTGTTTTTTTTTTTTCTTTTTTCAACTAATAAATTTAGTGTCGACTAATTAAATTTGCAATTTTCATCATGGCTTTGATCTGTTTGTCATATCTATAAAGAAAGCTTTGGCTCATAATCAAGTTAGCTAAACATGCTTTGCTTTTAGGTTCTTAAAGCGGGTATATATATATGTCCCTCCGGGACTTAAAAACTTTTATGTTATATATAGATCGTCTTCTCCTTAGTGTTTTTAAGTTTTAACAACTTCAACGGCTTAACTAGACTTTCCAAACATCGATTATATGCTTCATAAACTGTTATAAAATCTGAGTAAACACCACAGTAAGAAGTTCTCTCATTGATACGAACATGTATAAAGTTACATGTCCCTAACTATTTGACGTCTCTCGTTTGTAAATAGTAAACTCTCACTTCGACAATATATAATAGTTGCCCGTAGACTAATAAAACAGAAATTGCTGGTTAAAGTTTCATTGGTGCAACACTAAAATGTGACAGGAGATCGATTAACAAAGTAATTAGGTATATCAAGGTGTTTGGGGACATGGATGCTAGGCTGTTAAGACCATGTGTGATGATAAGCCATCACTTTGTTGGTGGGAGAACGCGTGTTTAATCATGTCATTAGCACAAATATATAGCAATTGTTAATGATAAAAGCCCAGTTCTGGGAAACTTCTTCATCTTAACTATACCTGCACCACTATCACATTAAACTAGGGTATCTTTTCTCTCCATGCATTTAGAAACTCTGGCCTAGACAGTGACATTGTTTTAGTCAATGCAGGGACGGAAGATAGCACATCCTTCTCTGGGCTACAACCCAGACAGTTTTTTTGGTTGCTCAAAACAGAGTAGGTAATTTATATAAAATAAGTAGGTATATGAAGCATTAGCCCTTAAATGAAAATAAAAAAGGTCCTCCCAACAATTGATTTATTAAATAAATGAAGCTTGTTTTGAAATCTTTTCAGTCTCCACGCACCTTCCCATAATTACTTTATTAAAAAATTTAACCATTAGTCCTCATTTTTATTAATTCCAACTCTTTTAGTCATTAACTCCAACTCTGTTATTTTGTTCCATTTGATTTTATTTTTCATTTTGTTGTCGCGGCTCTTTTACTTCTTATCTTGTTTTTTTTTTTGAAAAGCTTATCTCGTTTCTTTTCATTGTATTAGTTCCATTGCTAAAAAGAAAAATTCTCCAGCTTTTTCAAAATAAAATCTTGTTTACGTACTTTGTCTTTTTAACTTCATTGTTTTCTTTGAGTTTTCGAAAACAAATAGTTTTTGATTAATTTGTTACAAAAACTCGTAGCTTACAACTTAATATTAGCTTCTTTGTTTATAGATATATATGTAATAATAGATATATCTGAATTTGGAATATGCAATCATTATTAATTTATTTAAAATCATTCATTTGAAATTTTTATCATAGAAAAGTTTAGTCCATATTGTTTTAGAATCCTGACTCCGTCCCTGAGTCAATGGCTTGGGTTAATTTGGATTGTGATCGATTTATCACGTCGATCTTGTCTTTTGCTTGTGTTTGTTTAGAGAAAGTTGAGGCATTGTAAAGGAAATTTCAGAGAATACGAATACTGCTAATTAGCCGGTGATCATTTTTCAAGTAAGATCATGTCCCATCTCTGTCAGTAAACATAATATTCTCATCGATCTATGATGGTGAGCGTCACATTCATACTAAATCCATGCGTCTAGGGTGTACTTAAGAGGTGGTTTGTCATGTCCAAGTTTCTAGCCTCTTCTTTTGATAATGATACGTTCTCATGATTACTCGTATGGTTCCTTTTTTTTTTATACTGGTCTTCATGCATGCGTTATGCACGTGAAGAAAGAACGCACTAACGCGTATGATTTGTATTATTTTCTTTAATATATTATTTGTTTATTAGTGTATAACGCTAATTCATGTGTTTCTTGTTAACACCCGATTTTTTTATCTTTAGAATCAATGCCTGACTTTGGTCTGATCCTCGTCCAACACCCAATTTTGGAGTCAAACAGCTTCCTTTACCTTAAGACTATTGTTTCTCATGATTACTTGTATGGTTCCCTCCCTTGTATACGAGCCCTTTATTTGGTGATGCTTTATGTTTATGTGGATATATACTCTATGGAGTCAGGTAGAATATACAAATCTCCAGTCCCGGAAAGCTGTCCCTGAACCTGGACCACGAAACACGTCACAAAGTAGAACGGGGTTGCCACTAGTCGGTCTAGAACTCTTTGATGCTTAATTCAGCAAGTTTTGGACTAATTTGAAAGGTCATGCATGTTTCTATACACAGATATTTAGGAAGCGTGTCAACCCCCAATGATGTGGGACTGGTTGCCAGCATGTACTGTTTGCTGCCATTATGTAGTTTGCCGCGAGTGTTGTCTAGACTCCAAGCCAGGTTGCCGCATGTGACGTTTGAGATGGTGGTGGCCAAAAATGGGCTTCGGTGGCCGTGTTTATAGCAAGTACTCTGGATGTTGTATTTAGCGAAGATTCTTGTATGCACCATGTTGCAAGTAAATCAAGAGTCATTATGTAATCTTAGCAATTTATTTGATCTAACTATCTACATGGCACAAACTTGAGTGTTAACACCATGAAAAGAATTGAAAAGAAAAAAAAACTAGTTAACAAGGTAAAAAAGTAAAGGTAAACAAGAGAGATAAAATATAAAACAATTATCTCAGAGGAAACAATTTCTGAAATTAGAATTGCAGCACGTCTGAAAATCAAGGAAGAGGAGGTCTTTGAGGTTAAATCAGATCCAAGATGAAGTAGAGCAAATTGGGGTCTCATGTCTTCAATTTTATCTCCACGACTCTAGTCGCGGGCAATCTAGCCACCTCCTCCACCGGCGCCGCCTTGCCAGGCACAATTGCTTCCATTGACATCAAAAAC
Above is a window of Fragaria vesca subsp. vesca linkage group LG7, FraVesHawaii_1.0, whole genome shotgun sequence DNA encoding:
- the LOC101303932 gene encoding calcium-transporting ATPase, endoplasmic reticulum-type-like, translating into MDEKPLPAWTWSVDQCLKKHHVKLEQGLSTFEVEKRRERYGWNELTKEKGKPLWRLVLEQFDDTLVKILLAAAFISFALAFMHGSESGESGFEAYVEPFVIVLILVLNAIVGVWQESNAEKALEALKQMQSESAKVLRDMYLVPDLPARELVPGDIVELRVGDKVPADMRVAVLKTSTLRVEQSSLTGEAMPVLKSTDPIFIDDCELQAKESMVFAGTTVVNGSCLCIVVSTGMNTEIGKIQKQIHEASLEEDDTPLKKKLDEFGSKFTTGIGFACLIVWVMNYKNFISWEMKDGWPVNVRFSFERCTYYFKIAVALAVAAIPEGLPAVITTCLALGTRKMAQKNAIVRKLPSVETLGCTSVICSDKTGTLTTNQMSVTEFFTLGGKTTASRMIHVQGTTYDPKDGGIVDWTCFNMDANMQAMAEICAVCNDAGIYFDGQLFRATGLPTEAALKVLVEKMGVPDIKARNKVRDSQLAASYLIDSTSVKLGCCEWWTKRSKKVATLEFDRVRKSMSVIAQGPTGHNRLLVKGAVESLLERTSHVQLADGSVVPIDEPCKQSLLMRLLEMSSKGLRCLGFAYKDNLGELSDYSSGSHPANKMLQDPACYSSIESDLVFVGIVGLRDPPRDEVGKAIEDCKEAGIRVMVITGDNKSTAEAICQEIKLFSKIEELKGRSFTGKEFMALSPSQQTEILSKPGGKVFSRAEPRHKQEIVRMLKEMGEIVAMTGDGVNDAPALKLADIGIAMGITGTEVAKEASDMVLADDNFSTIVSAVAEGRAIYTNMKAFIRYMISSNVGEVISIFLTAALGIPECMIPVQLLWVNLVTDGPPATALGFNPADIHIMKKPPRKSNDALMNSWVLFRYLVIGSYVGIATVGVFILWYTQASFMGINLVSDGHTLVGLSQLRNWGVCSSWSNFTAAPFMVNGGRMITFTDPCDYFSVGKVKAMTLSLSVLVAIEMFNSLNALSEDISLLKMPPWKNPWLLVAMSASFGLHCLILYIPFLADVFGVVPLNLNEWLLVVMISAPVILIDEVLKLVGRSRRWRAKKEKTA